A stretch of Aythya fuligula isolate bAytFul2 chromosome 1, bAytFul2.pri, whole genome shotgun sequence DNA encodes these proteins:
- the GDPD4 gene encoding glycerophosphodiester phosphodiesterase domain-containing protein 4: protein MEATSTSLKRIKFGKLKVVRRHLLQRYEHQPFISCLAGFYSCRWKRYQRRRTEPGKCCCKTRECVFFPLLVGAFCFSLVFLYMWGEAKNDYNNFDWYNYGNLGFWFLWSLVLLVVAAILFMYIALLLVLAMCLLAEGQQLYLHWSHKIGTFLVLGFSITALFILSVLWGDQWKTVRLSFQITAPYLHIGAITIMVLLSWPMALYAIRADKKVVQVVIVGPYLAILLFLFLIPLGMYSPCIREVGTLGPKPALIGHRGAPMLAPENTEMSFQKTIEHGGDGLETDVTISYDGVPFLMHDSSLRRTTNVKEVYPNDTAQNAALFSWDALKELNAGAWFLKDKPFSCMGSLSRADQNQAMNQSIYKLSNFLRLADSQNKLVIFDLYRPPEKHPYRYSWINRTLEVILNESGIRPHLVLWLENDMRSFVHSVAPGFQQTMGTKAPVEDLLMDNIVKLNLAYTEMSSEDIRKYAEANITTNLYVINEPWLFSLAWCSGAHSVTTNAVHTLKNLSQPLFLMTPQQYNIMWILTDLASVLLISLIFALHWWRERSFSCCAHDGGSMLESGTYNKFRTELSNMPAVVA from the exons ATGGAGGCCACTTCCACCAGCCTCAAGAGGATCAAGTTTGGGAAGCTGAAGGTGGTACGCCGGCACTTGCTGCAGAGGTACGAGCACCAGCCCTTCATCTCCTGCCTGGCGGGTTTCTACAGCTGCCGCTGGAAGCGGTACCAACGCAGAAGGACTGAGCctgggaaatgctgctgcaaGACG CGGGAATGCGTGTTTTTCCCATTGCTCGTTggagctttctgcttttctctggtCTTCCTGTACATGTGGGGTGAAGCGAAAAATGACTACAACAACTTTGACTG gTATAACTATGGGAACCTGGGCTTCTGGTTCCTCTGGTCTCTTGTTCTCCTGGTAGTGGCTGCGATCCTGTTCATGTACATCGCGCTGTTGTTG GTCCTAGCGATGTGTTTGCTTGCAGAAGGTCAGCAGCTGTACCTGCACTGGAGTCACAAG ATTGGGACTTTTCTTGTCCTGGGCTTCTCTATCACAGCCCTCTTCATATTATCTGTACTCTGGGGTGATCAGTGGAAAACAGTCCGCCTCTCGTTCCAG ATCACAGCCCCCTATCTCCACATAGGGGCAATAACCATCATGGTCCTCCTCTCCTGGCCCATGGCTCTGTATGCCATCAGAGCAGATAAGAAAG ttgttcaggtGGTAATTGTTGGTCCATACCTGGCtatccttctctttcttttcttgatacCTCTGGGGATGTACTCGCCTTGCATCAGAGAGGTGGGGACACTTGGACCAAAGCCAGCCCTCATTGGACACCGCGGAGCACCGATG ttggCACCAGAAAACACTGAGATGTCATTTCAGAAGACAATTGAACATGGTGGGGATGGTCTTGAAACAGATGTCACCATTAG CTACGATGGCGTTCCTTTCCTCATGCATGACAGCAGCTTGAGGAGGACAACCAACGTCAAGGAGGTCTATCCCAATGACACTGCTCAAAATGCAGCCTTGTTCTCCTGGGATGCCCTGAAGGAGTTGAATGCTGGAGCATGGTTCCTTAAG GACAAACCCTTTTCATGCATGGGCTCACTGTCAAGGGCAGATCAAAACCAGGCAATGAATCAGTCAATTTACAAGCTAAGTAATTTCTTGCGCCTCGCAGACAGTCAGAATAAACTTGTCATCTTTGATCTCTACCGCCCTCCAGAGAAACATCCTTACAGGTACTCGTGGATCAACAGAACCCTGGAAGTCATCCTCAACGAGTCGGGGATTAGACCCCATCTG GTCCTATGGCTGGAGAATGATATGAGGTCCTTTGTTCACTCTGTTGCTCCCGGGTTTCAGCAGACAATGGGCACTAAAGCCCCAGTTGAAGACCTATTGATGGACAATATTGTCAAACTCAATCTGGCCTACACTGAAATGTCCAGTGAAGATATCCG gaaatacgCGGAGGCAAACATCACCACCAACCTCTACGTGATAAATGAGCCGTGGCTCTTCTCCCTGGCGTGGTGCTCGGGGGCACACTCTGTGACCACTAATGCCGTCCACACGCTGAAGAATCTCAGCCAGCCCCTCTTCCTCATG ACGCCGCAGCAGTACAACATCATGTGGATCCTGACGGACCTGGCCTCTGTGCTCCTCATCTCACTCATCTTCGCTCTGCACTG GTGGCGAGAGAGGAGTTTCTCCTGCTGTGCCCACGATGGTGGCTCGATGCTGGAGAGCGGCACCTACAACAAGTTCAGGACAG AGCTCAGCAACATGCCTGCTGTCGTGGCCTGA